In Maridesulfovibrio ferrireducens, the following are encoded in one genomic region:
- a CDS encoding triacylglycerol lipase, with product MTKIFLTILLIILMIPLPLIIVMTIANRKELMLRGTRQAVYDLLISVATTVISMLTATLTRPFDFLCRDIHPEKEGNPLPVLMTHGLYHNKTAWFLMKPRLRKAGYSNLNTWSYNSFTTSYPELVLKLRRRILKLYAENNNQKIVLIGHSLGGLIIKGAVSDPAVAESVAKVITLGTPFRGSLLAKIAPGRLGRSLHPENSLFQTIHTTPPLNFIQKTAIFSPVDEMVLPWKNLLPRETDWKTLPCPAMGHVAMLYSPKITNMIIRIMQQ from the coding sequence ATGACAAAAATATTTCTGACAATTCTACTTATCATCCTGATGATCCCTCTTCCTCTGATCATCGTCATGACTATCGCAAACCGCAAAGAACTTATGCTGCGTGGAACCAGACAAGCTGTATACGACCTGCTTATATCTGTAGCAACCACAGTAATAAGCATGCTTACGGCAACCCTGACTCGCCCGTTTGACTTTCTCTGCCGGGATATACATCCAGAAAAAGAAGGTAATCCTCTACCTGTTCTTATGACTCACGGCCTTTATCATAATAAAACAGCGTGGTTTCTCATGAAGCCGAGACTGCGTAAAGCCGGCTACAGCAACCTTAATACATGGTCATACAACAGCTTCACGACTTCGTATCCCGAACTTGTTCTTAAACTGCGAAGGCGTATCCTTAAACTTTATGCGGAAAACAATAATCAGAAAATTGTGCTTATAGGCCATAGTCTTGGAGGATTAATTATTAAAGGAGCCGTATCCGATCCTGCTGTTGCGGAATCAGTTGCTAAAGTTATCACCCTCGGAACCCCTTTTCGCGGCAGCCTGTTAGCAAAAATCGCTCCGGGAAGATTAGGACGCAGCCTGCATCCAGAGAATTCACTTTTTCAAACAATTCATACAACCCCACCACTCAATTTTATTCAAAAAACGGCTATATTTTCGCCTGTAGATGAAATGGTTCTACCATGGAAAAACCTACTGCCCCGCGAAACAGACTGGAAGACATTACCCTGTCCGGCAATGGGGCATGTTGCTATGCTCTACAGCCCCAAAATCACAAACATGATCATCCGGATTATGCAGCAATAA